One window of the Actinomyces procaprae genome contains the following:
- a CDS encoding carbon starvation CstA family protein translates to MDTTTASAAPEYTPEEERLIIRNRQGVPVGIKPHTKWTPGKIALWVAITALGVLGWWMLAVARGESVNTIWFVVTAVCTYAIGYRFYALYIQRTIMRPDDTNATPAERINNGRDFDPTHRVVLYGHHFAAIAGAGPLVGPVLAAQMGYLPGTLWIILGVVVAGAVQDMLVLFFSMRRGGRSLGQMATDEIGRVGGTVATVVVLVMLMIVLAVLAMVCVNALAESPWGVFSVGCTIPIAICMGLWLRFVQPGRITQVSLVGFAILIAVIISGRWVAESSFGQYLHLSPTTLVWCMIVYGFLAAVLPVWVLLTPRDYLSTFMKVGTIVVLAAGIIIVRPVVEMAAVSEFALNTDGPVFAGQLFPFLFITIACGALSGMHATVSSGTSPKMIQKESQVRMIGYAGMLMESFVAIMALAAAVSLSPGIYFSMNTSAATMNALAGDDVVATASNREEVAAAAVANLDVTDAHGESLTPVWDSWDEDGNPKTYTGAEALEQVASDVGEPSIISRTGGAPTLSVGMSHILHQIGGGRTMMGFWYHFAIMFEALFILSAVDAVTRVARFQLGDALGNIWPKFRDPSWHVGAWATTGVVVAAWGSLLLMGVTDPRGGIQTLYPLFGIANQLIAAIALLLCLVMTVRKGRLKYAWIPAIPLVFDTAVTFTASWQKIFSTDSRVGYFQQWRDARALLPTLTDAEAIGVQRAIVRNTMIQGTLSVVFLVLVAFVMLCAVITMVRAVRAGDTTTSEDPYQESNFYAPEHLFASPLEKKLVKEYALVGDPALIPGRSAKADDADAQDR, encoded by the coding sequence ATGGATACCACCACTGCCTCTGCCGCACCCGAATACACCCCCGAGGAAGAGCGCCTGATCATCCGCAACCGTCAGGGCGTGCCCGTAGGCATAAAGCCGCATACCAAGTGGACCCCGGGGAAGATCGCCCTGTGGGTCGCCATCACGGCCCTGGGCGTGCTGGGCTGGTGGATGCTCGCCGTCGCGCGCGGCGAGAGCGTCAACACCATCTGGTTCGTGGTCACCGCGGTCTGTACCTACGCCATCGGCTACCGCTTCTACGCCCTGTACATCCAGCGCACCATCATGCGGCCCGACGACACCAACGCCACCCCGGCTGAGCGCATCAACAACGGCCGAGACTTCGACCCGACCCACCGGGTGGTCCTCTACGGCCACCACTTCGCGGCGATCGCCGGCGCGGGCCCGCTGGTGGGCCCGGTCCTGGCCGCCCAGATGGGCTACCTGCCGGGCACGCTGTGGATCATCCTCGGCGTCGTCGTCGCCGGGGCGGTTCAGGACATGCTGGTGCTGTTCTTCTCCATGCGCCGCGGCGGCCGCTCCCTGGGGCAGATGGCGACCGACGAGATCGGTCGGGTCGGCGGCACCGTGGCCACCGTCGTCGTCCTGGTCATGCTGATGATCGTGCTGGCGGTGCTGGCCATGGTGTGCGTCAACGCGCTCGCCGAGTCCCCCTGGGGCGTGTTCTCCGTCGGCTGCACCATCCCGATCGCCATCTGCATGGGGCTGTGGCTGCGCTTCGTCCAGCCCGGCCGCATCACCCAGGTCTCGCTCGTCGGCTTCGCCATCCTCATCGCCGTCATCATCTCCGGGCGCTGGGTGGCGGAGTCCTCCTTCGGCCAGTACCTGCACCTGTCGCCCACCACCCTGGTGTGGTGCATGATCGTCTACGGATTCCTCGCCGCGGTACTGCCCGTGTGGGTGCTGCTCACCCCCCGCGACTACCTGTCCACCTTCATGAAGGTAGGCACCATCGTGGTGCTGGCCGCCGGCATCATCATCGTGCGGCCCGTGGTGGAGATGGCCGCCGTCTCCGAGTTCGCCCTGAACACCGACGGACCCGTGTTCGCCGGGCAGCTCTTCCCCTTCCTGTTCATCACCATCGCCTGCGGCGCCCTGTCCGGCATGCACGCCACCGTGTCCTCCGGCACCAGCCCGAAGATGATTCAGAAGGAGAGCCAGGTCCGCATGATCGGCTACGCGGGCATGCTCATGGAGTCCTTCGTGGCGATCATGGCCCTGGCGGCCGCGGTCTCGCTGAGCCCGGGCATCTACTTCTCCATGAACACCTCCGCCGCCACCATGAACGCACTCGCCGGCGACGACGTCGTCGCCACCGCCTCCAACCGCGAAGAGGTGGCGGCGGCGGCCGTCGCCAACCTCGACGTCACCGACGCCCACGGGGAGTCCCTGACACCGGTGTGGGACTCCTGGGACGAGGACGGAAATCCGAAGACGTACACGGGGGCCGAGGCGCTGGAGCAGGTGGCCTCCGACGTCGGCGAGCCGAGCATCATCTCCCGCACCGGCGGCGCCCCCACGCTGAGCGTGGGCATGTCGCACATCCTCCACCAGATCGGCGGCGGCCGGACGATGATGGGCTTCTGGTACCACTTCGCCATCATGTTCGAGGCACTGTTCATCCTCTCCGCCGTCGACGCCGTCACGCGCGTGGCGCGCTTCCAGCTGGGTGACGCCCTGGGCAACATCTGGCCGAAGTTCCGCGACCCGTCCTGGCATGTGGGGGCGTGGGCGACCACCGGCGTCGTCGTGGCGGCCTGGGGTTCGCTGCTGCTAATGGGCGTGACCGACCCGCGCGGCGGCATTCAGACGCTTTACCCGCTGTTCGGCATCGCCAATCAGCTCATCGCGGCCATCGCCCTGCTGCTGTGTCTGGTGATGACGGTGCGCAAAGGGCGGCTGAAGTACGCGTGGATACCTGCGATCCCGCTGGTCTTCGATACGGCGGTGACTTTCACGGCGTCGTGGCAGAAGATCTTCTCCACCGACTCGCGGGTGGGCTACTTCCAGCAGTGGCGGGACGCCCGCGCACTGCTGCCGACGCTCACCGACGCGGAGGCGATCGGCGTCCAGAGGGCCATCGTCCGCAACACCATGATCCAGGGGACGCTGTCAGTGGTGTTCCTTGTGCTCGTCGCCTTCGTCATGCTGTGCGCGGTCATCACCATGGTGCGGGCAGTGCGCGCCGGGGACACGACGACGTCCGAGGACCCGTATCAGGAGTCGAACTTCTACGCCCCCGAGCACCTGTTTGCCAGTCCGCTGGAGAAGAAGCTCGTCAAGGAATATGCGCTCGTGGGTGATCCGGCACTGATTCCGGGCCGCTCCGCCAAGGCGGACGACGCGGACGCCCAGGACCGCTGA
- a CDS encoding aspartate:alanine exchanger family transporter, translating to MPELFASVVDVLASAPILTVFLVIGVGTAVGQIPFGPIRFGAAGALFVGLAVGALDGRLGENLTLLRSLGLGLFCYTVGIGAGSTFFRNLRRQLPLMALCVVALVLAGGAGAVYAHLTGISPAMDSGAYAGALTSPVLDSAIEAAGTQEPAVGYALAYPVGVAVAILIVALIIGRDWPGRRDPRPASADGLSATSVYLLRRVALSELEAFQRNRIRVSYLERDGATRVVSPDEELLPGDKVVIVGAPAALEDAIHELGTGYDRCLAKDRTVVDYRRLTVSSTRVAGHTIGELDMHGRFQGVITRVRRGDLDLLANDDLVLELGDRVLAVVPSGDLERAADYFGDSEKSIAQIDAFSVGVGMALGVLAGLAAIPLPGGITLRLGVAAGPLVVGMVLGRLGRTGPFIWQLPHAANATIRQLGLLFFLAAIGLASGQDFAASAFSMTGLAVGGLAALIVVVSAVVLLAGARRVGLSAPRAAGALAGLVGQPAILAFALSKRDDERVEAGYATLFALAIVVKIVMVQVLVAI from the coding sequence GTGCCAGAACTATTCGCCTCCGTCGTCGACGTGCTCGCCTCCGCACCGATCCTGACCGTCTTCCTGGTGATCGGGGTGGGCACCGCCGTCGGGCAGATCCCCTTCGGGCCGATCCGCTTCGGGGCGGCCGGGGCACTGTTCGTCGGCCTCGCCGTCGGGGCGCTGGACGGGCGCCTGGGGGAGAACCTCACCCTGCTGCGCAGCCTGGGGCTGGGCCTGTTCTGCTACACCGTCGGCATCGGGGCCGGCAGTACCTTCTTCCGCAACCTGCGCCGCCAGCTGCCGCTCATGGCCCTGTGCGTAGTGGCGCTCGTGCTCGCCGGCGGCGCCGGGGCGGTGTATGCCCACCTGACCGGCATCAGCCCGGCCATGGACTCCGGCGCCTACGCGGGCGCCCTGACCAGCCCCGTCCTGGACTCCGCGATCGAGGCGGCCGGCACCCAGGAGCCCGCCGTCGGCTACGCGCTGGCCTACCCGGTCGGCGTCGCCGTCGCCATCCTCATCGTCGCCCTGATTATTGGACGCGACTGGCCGGGGCGGCGCGATCCCCGCCCGGCCTCGGCCGACGGGTTGAGCGCCACCAGCGTGTACCTGCTGCGCCGCGTCGCCCTGAGCGAGCTGGAGGCCTTCCAGCGCAACCGCATCCGCGTCTCCTACCTGGAGCGCGACGGCGCCACCCGCGTCGTCTCCCCCGACGAGGAGCTGCTGCCGGGGGACAAGGTCGTCATCGTGGGTGCACCGGCCGCCCTGGAGGACGCCATCCACGAGCTCGGCACCGGCTACGACCGCTGCCTGGCAAAGGACCGCACCGTCGTCGACTACCGGCGGCTGACCGTCTCCTCCACCCGCGTTGCCGGGCACACCATCGGAGAGCTCGACATGCACGGCCGCTTCCAGGGCGTGATCACCCGGGTGCGGCGCGGCGACCTCGACCTGCTCGCCAACGACGACCTGGTGCTTGAACTGGGCGACCGGGTGCTGGCCGTGGTCCCCTCCGGTGACCTGGAGCGGGCCGCCGACTACTTCGGTGACTCGGAGAAGTCCATCGCGCAGATCGACGCCTTCTCCGTTGGGGTCGGTATGGCGCTGGGAGTACTCGCTGGGCTGGCCGCCATCCCACTGCCCGGTGGCATCACCCTGCGGCTGGGTGTGGCCGCGGGGCCGCTCGTGGTCGGCATGGTGCTGGGCCGCCTGGGGCGCACCGGCCCCTTCATCTGGCAGCTGCCGCACGCCGCGAACGCCACCATCCGGCAGCTGGGGCTGCTGTTCTTCCTGGCCGCCATCGGGCTGGCCTCCGGCCAGGACTTCGCCGCCTCCGCCTTCTCCATGACGGGCCTGGCGGTGGGTGGACTGGCCGCGCTCATCGTGGTGGTGAGTGCAGTGGTGCTGCTGGCGGGCGCCCGGAGGGTGGGGCTGAGCGCGCCGCGCGCCGCCGGGGCCCTGGCGGGGCTGGTGGGCCAGCCCGCCATCCTCGCCTTCGCCCTGTCCAAGCGCGACGACGAGCGGGTGGAGGCCGGCTACGCCACGCTGTTCGCCCTGGCGATCGTGGTCAAGATCGTCATGGTGCAGGTGCTGGTGGCTATTTGA
- a CDS encoding SDR family oxidoreductase, with product MAYIIHGATGAQGAPVLSALAASGHAPVAAVRHTAAVPAGAASKEVDLLSADSLAAAYDGAEGVFVHLPMGATDGAAQARAVVDAVNRARPDRVVISTSGQIVDQPGSPLQAAPDSPIMKLINGDIDSGVSVAVVAPRLYLENLLLPVVLGPVSQEGVLRYPLPASYPVAWSSHLDVADAVTRLLLDTSVTGTVAVGHRPGLTGTDLAAAFSSHLDRDVRFEAITPEAFGDLITPLFGPAAAPVVDLYRALNAQDGNTISEGNSAQALLGLQPRSVEEWLKDLAV from the coding sequence ATGGCTTACATCATTCACGGCGCCACTGGCGCCCAAGGCGCCCCGGTCCTGTCTGCCCTCGCCGCCTCCGGACACGCCCCCGTGGCCGCGGTCCGCCACACGGCGGCAGTGCCCGCGGGCGCCGCCTCCAAAGAAGTCGACCTGCTCTCAGCCGACTCCCTCGCAGCCGCTTATGACGGCGCCGAAGGGGTCTTCGTCCATCTTCCCATGGGGGCAACTGATGGGGCCGCCCAGGCCCGGGCCGTTGTTGACGCAGTGAACCGAGCCCGCCCCGACCGTGTCGTGATTTCCACCAGCGGCCAGATCGTCGACCAGCCGGGATCACCTCTGCAGGCGGCCCCCGACAGCCCCATCATGAAGCTCATCAACGGAGACATCGACTCCGGGGTCTCGGTGGCTGTCGTCGCCCCCCGCCTCTATCTTGAGAACCTACTCCTGCCGGTTGTACTGGGCCCCGTTAGTCAGGAGGGTGTCCTGCGCTACCCGCTTCCCGCCTCATACCCGGTCGCTTGGAGCTCCCACCTGGACGTGGCGGATGCCGTCACCCGCCTGCTGCTGGATACCTCAGTCACCGGCACGGTCGCCGTTGGTCACAGGCCCGGTCTTACGGGAACGGATCTGGCCGCAGCCTTCAGCTCTCACCTGGATCGCGATGTGCGCTTCGAAGCCATCACGCCCGAGGCCTTCGGCGATCTCATCACACCGTTGTTCGGACCGGCGGCGGCACCGGTAGTCGACCTTTACCGGGCTCTCAACGCGCAGGATGGCAACACCATCTCCGAAGGCAATAGTGCTCAGGCGCTCCTGGGGCTCCAGCCGCGCTCGGTCGAAGAATGGTTGAAGGATCTGGCGGTATGA
- a CDS encoding winged helix-turn-helix transcriptional regulator, which yields MSEVKVPECGVERFLLLFDGPWATLIVRELMHGPHRFGELRAGLPGISAHTLTSRLRMFESRGIVTRNVYPEVPPRVVYELTDLGKSVRPVLDAMNQWGLDCPASAFTSRHDSMQ from the coding sequence GTGAGTGAAGTCAAGGTTCCCGAGTGCGGGGTGGAGAGGTTCCTACTCCTGTTCGACGGACCGTGGGCGACGCTGATTGTGCGTGAGCTAATGCACGGGCCGCACCGTTTCGGAGAATTGCGTGCGGGGTTGCCGGGGATCAGCGCGCACACCCTGACCAGTCGACTGCGCATGTTCGAGTCCCGTGGGATCGTGACCCGCAACGTTTATCCCGAGGTTCCACCTCGCGTGGTATACGAGCTCACAGACTTGGGCAAGAGCGTGCGGCCGGTACTCGACGCGATGAACCAGTGGGGTCTCGACTGCCCGGCATCGGCCTTCACCTCGCGGCACGACTCCATGCAGTGA
- the mtnN gene encoding 5'-methylthioadenosine/S-adenosylhomocysteine nucleosidase, with translation MSVIPSHVPQSNRRRVAAVVVVAMPEEAQPFLDRLPRCEGVLSPELPGGGEAWALDLGGGRELLLVRSGIGLVASASALTTALTQVTPEVIVSAGTTGGLGRDVEVGDVCVSTDLAYTDVDATAFGYAPGQTPGQPATFTADPDLVSRAGAAHGALHAATPSAGAARIHVGQMLAGGSFVTAANVGDARDRFPRAVSTDMESTALAQVAHATALPFASVRGVSDLCGPEAGQDFHIGADEAAARSAAVVLAALADGQAVTAWSRAAR, from the coding sequence ATGAGCGTGATTCCGAGTCATGTGCCGCAGTCGAACCGCCGCCGAGTGGCCGCCGTGGTCGTGGTTGCAATGCCGGAGGAGGCCCAGCCCTTCCTGGATCGCCTGCCGCGGTGCGAGGGCGTGCTCTCCCCGGAACTGCCCGGTGGCGGCGAGGCCTGGGCGCTTGACCTGGGCGGGGGCCGTGAGCTGCTGCTGGTGCGCTCGGGCATCGGGCTGGTGGCCTCCGCGAGCGCACTCACGACGGCGCTCACGCAGGTGACCCCGGAGGTCATTGTCTCCGCGGGCACCACCGGGGGCCTGGGCCGGGACGTCGAGGTAGGGGACGTCTGCGTGTCCACCGACCTGGCCTACACGGATGTGGACGCCACCGCCTTCGGCTACGCCCCGGGCCAGACCCCGGGGCAGCCCGCCACCTTCACCGCCGACCCCGACCTGGTCTCCCGCGCCGGCGCCGCGCACGGCGCCCTTCATGCCGCTACACCCAGTGCGGGTGCGGCCCGCATCCACGTAGGCCAGATGCTGGCCGGCGGCTCCTTCGTCACCGCCGCGAATGTGGGCGACGCCCGCGACCGCTTCCCACGGGCGGTGAGCACGGACATGGAGTCGACCGCCCTGGCGCAGGTCGCCCACGCCACCGCCCTCCCCTTCGCCTCCGTCCGCGGCGTATCCGACCTGTGCGGCCCGGAGGCGGGTCAGGACTTCCACATCGGTGCCGACGAGGCCGCGGCCCGCTCCGCAGCGGTGGTGCTCGCGGCGCTCGCGGATGGTCAAGCCGTCACTGCATGGAGTCGTGCCGCGAGGTGA
- a CDS encoding DUF559 domain-containing protein, whose translation MGPAAGRLDIETDGHEFHSRRADWEHDRHRDQWLIAHGYTPLRLTSRQVLTHQTVELVRPMAQRLGY comes from the coding sequence ATTGGACCTGCTGCTGGGCGGCTGGACATTGAGACCGATGGGCACGAGTTCCACAGCCGGCGGGCCGACTGGGAGCACGACCGCCATCGCGACCAATGGCTCATCGCGCACGGCTACACGCCGCTACGGCTGACCTCGCGCCAGGTGCTCACGCATCAGACCGTCGAGTTGGTTCGCCCCATGGCGCAGCGCCTGGGTTACTGA
- a CDS encoding S-ribosylhomocysteine lyase has protein sequence MDKHRMNVESFNLDHTKVAAPFVRIADRKRLPGGDELIKYDVRLRQPNREHLEMPAVHSIEHLTAELMRNHTDRLIDWSPMGCQTGFYALTLGLEPEEFLPLLEATFRDILEAAEVPAANEVQCGWGANHSLEAAQEAVRGFLAQRDQWANVFA, from the coding sequence ATGGACAAGCACCGTATGAACGTGGAGTCCTTCAACCTCGACCACACCAAGGTGGCGGCGCCCTTCGTGCGCATAGCGGACCGCAAGCGGCTACCGGGCGGCGACGAGCTGATCAAGTACGACGTGCGCTTGCGCCAGCCCAACCGGGAGCACTTGGAGATGCCGGCGGTGCACTCGATTGAGCATCTGACCGCCGAGCTCATGCGCAACCACACCGACAGGCTGATCGACTGGAGCCCCATGGGCTGCCAGACCGGCTTCTACGCGCTCACTCTCGGCCTGGAGCCGGAGGAGTTCCTGCCGCTGCTGGAGGCGACCTTCCGAGACATCCTCGAGGCCGCCGAGGTTCCGGCAGCCAACGAGGTGCAGTGCGGTTGGGGCGCCAACCACTCCTTGGAGGCGGCCCAGGAGGCGGTGCGGGGCTTCCTGGCCCAGCGCGACCAGTGGGCGAACGTGTTCGCCTGA
- a CDS encoding alpha/beta fold hydrolase yields MSTPLARIVAGPADAPTLVLLHGITGSAVSQADAIDHWVERGYRVIAADARGHGLSPRWTQTELNRAGEVLVDDVIGLLEELRSAASFSSGPGLNRPATAGAESAAFAGNQATPGGEGSGRRPVVIGHSMGAATAMVAAVRRPELVGGVVLLDPARYGTRTQQELRDRGAARKRARAAELADLPGAVARSLADPEVPDTEAIVGVWAGQRVDPALLDTGVVAPPVRWEQAMAELTVPTLLVTGDRPGSARVGPAGLDILARIGNPHVETALVAGAGHDVRRTRPAGFWAAVDPWLERHLR; encoded by the coding sequence ATGAGCACACCTCTGGCCCGCATCGTCGCCGGTCCTGCCGACGCCCCGACCCTCGTCCTCCTCCACGGCATCACCGGCTCCGCAGTGTCGCAGGCGGATGCCATCGATCACTGGGTCGAACGCGGCTACCGCGTCATCGCCGCCGATGCCCGCGGCCACGGCCTCTCCCCGCGCTGGACGCAGACCGAGCTGAACCGGGCGGGAGAGGTCCTGGTAGACGACGTGATCGGCCTACTTGAGGAACTCCGATCCGCCGCGTCATTCAGTTCCGGCCCGGGATTGAACCGCCCTGCCACTGCCGGGGCGGAGTCCGCTGCGTTCGCCGGTAACCAGGCCACCCCGGGCGGCGAGGGCAGCGGGCGCCGCCCAGTCGTCATCGGCCACTCCATGGGTGCCGCCACCGCCATGGTCGCGGCCGTGCGCCGCCCGGAGCTGGTCGGAGGGGTCGTCCTGCTGGATCCGGCCCGCTATGGCACTCGCACGCAGCAGGAGCTGCGCGACCGCGGCGCCGCCCGTAAGCGCGCCCGTGCGGCCGAGCTGGCCGACCTGCCCGGCGCCGTGGCGCGCTCCCTGGCCGACCCGGAAGTCCCCGACACGGAGGCGATCGTCGGCGTATGGGCCGGCCAGCGAGTCGATCCGGCCCTGTTGGACACCGGCGTGGTTGCGCCGCCGGTGCGGTGGGAACAGGCCATGGCGGAGTTGACGGTGCCCACGCTCCTGGTTACCGGCGACCGTCCCGGATCGGCGCGTGTGGGGCCGGCGGGTCTGGACATACTCGCCCGCATCGGCAACCCGCACGTAGAGACCGCGCTCGTCGCGGGGGCGGGCCATGACGTGCGGCGCACCCGCCCCGCGGGGTTCTGGGCGGCCGTGGACCCCTGGCTGGAACGCCACCTGCGCTGA
- a CDS encoding SLC13 family permease, which translates to MPARTRPAANRPRPRVPDRLEPLTRKQIIGLLAAIAVFVAPLLIDVPGLEPLGERMLSIFLLAIVLWVTEAIPLVATAVLVIGLEVLLISDQAVLPVPEDATAYSSFFAALANPVIVLFLGGFLIADGAEKFHLDKNLAAVLIKPFTGSARRTVLGLMVITAVLSMFMSNTATTATMFAVVIPVLGALPEGRPRTGLALSIPVAANVGGMGTPVGTPPNAIALSALVEAGHPVSFLDWMLMSIPLMLVILLGAWLLICAVFLPGGLTIELDMRAEWFTDRRAVMFYVIAGVTILAWMTESLHGLSANVVGFMAIVAMLVTRVMTGKDLAGLSWDVLWLVAGGIALGDGVGATGLDEWILNLFNWTAMPALAVVVLMGALGLALSNVISNSAACNLLVPLAMGLATGVDGLEPVTIAVVLALACSLGMSLPISTPPNAIAYATGEIATADMARVGLIIGVAGTAVLVLLMPLLWSAMGML; encoded by the coding sequence ATGCCCGCGCGCACGCGTCCCGCCGCCAACCGACCGCGCCCACGCGTCCCTGATCGTCTTGAGCCGCTCACCCGTAAGCAGATCATCGGCCTTCTGGCAGCGATTGCCGTCTTCGTGGCGCCGCTGCTCATTGACGTCCCCGGCCTGGAACCGCTGGGTGAGCGCATGCTGTCCATCTTCCTGCTGGCGATTGTGCTGTGGGTCACTGAGGCGATCCCCTTGGTGGCCACCGCCGTCCTGGTAATCGGCTTGGAGGTGCTGCTGATCTCCGACCAGGCGGTCCTGCCTGTCCCGGAGGACGCAACCGCCTACTCGTCCTTCTTCGCAGCCCTGGCCAACCCCGTCATCGTCCTGTTCCTGGGCGGCTTCCTCATTGCCGACGGCGCCGAGAAGTTCCACCTGGACAAGAACCTTGCCGCCGTCCTGATCAAGCCGTTCACCGGCTCGGCTCGCCGCACCGTGCTCGGCCTCATGGTCATCACCGCAGTGCTGAGCATGTTCATGTCCAACACGGCCACCACCGCCACCATGTTCGCCGTCGTCATCCCGGTGCTCGGCGCCCTGCCGGAGGGTCGGCCTCGCACCGGTCTGGCCCTGTCCATCCCGGTGGCGGCGAATGTGGGCGGCATGGGCACCCCCGTGGGCACGCCCCCCAACGCGATCGCCCTGAGCGCCTTGGTGGAGGCGGGTCACCCGGTCAGCTTCCTGGACTGGATGCTGATGTCGATTCCGCTGATGCTGGTGATTCTGCTAGGGGCCTGGCTGCTGATCTGCGCCGTGTTCCTGCCGGGCGGCCTGACCATTGAGCTGGACATGCGGGCCGAGTGGTTCACGGACCGCCGTGCCGTCATGTTCTACGTGATCGCCGGCGTGACGATCCTGGCTTGGATGACGGAGTCCCTGCACGGTCTGAGCGCTAACGTCGTCGGCTTCATGGCGATTGTGGCGATGCTGGTGACGCGGGTGATGACCGGTAAGGATCTGGCCGGGTTGTCTTGGGATGTGTTGTGGCTGGTTGCCGGCGGTATCGCCCTGGGTGACGGCGTGGGTGCCACCGGCCTGGATGAGTGGATTCTGAACCTGTTCAACTGGACTGCCATGCCGGCGTTGGCGGTGGTGGTGCTGATGGGGGCGCTCGGTCTGGCCCTGTCGAATGTGATCTCCAATTCCGCCGCTTGCAACCTGCTGGTGCCGCTGGCGATGGGCCTGGCCACGGGCGTGGACGGCCTGGAGCCGGTGACGATCGCGGTGGTGCTGGCGCTGGCCTGCTCGCTGGGGATGAGCCTGCCGATCTCAACTCCACCCAACGCCATCGCCTACGCCACCGGGGAGATCGCCACCGCAGACATGGCTCGGGTCGGTCTCATCATCGGTGTTGCGGGCACCGCCGTCCTGGTGCTGCTCATGCCGCTGCTGTGGTCGGCGATGGGGATGCTGTGA